The following is a genomic window from Malus sylvestris chromosome 12, drMalSylv7.2, whole genome shotgun sequence.
tattcttttatgtgtttcatattcttttataGTTTTtcacgagtttcatggtgtcggttaatgatttttcaatatttgtcggaatctaaatatttttaggttaaaatgttcacaaaattaaattaggatagtctacataattttatcttttaaaaaagttactttaagaaaaaaaattagcctaaattcattctttaaaaaTCTGGAGCTAATATTTTAACTAGAATGTTGggttaaaacataaattttctgggctaaaaattttaggttttaacccaagaGTTGGAGATAGAATATTATGACTTGGATATTTTGTATCATAATGCTTGGTATGGGATGGTAACGGCGAAGAAAAGGATGCACGATGACAAGTCGTCGTCATATAGGCCTTTAGCGTGGTATGTCAAAGCTATCGCTAGTTCTAATTAATCCTAGCTCACATTGTGTATTGGAGTGTGATTCGCAGTCATCctgtttcaaaagaaaaaaaaattcatgtcaTTCCATGTTATACAGAGTGGTTTACGTTTTGCAGGTAagtgttttcttaatttttattctGCATCAATATTAGTGGTGTCATCGTCACATTCCTTAATTTAACTACCAACGTTTTTTCAGGCCTATGTTATTTCTTGAAGGATTCTGATCAGAACCGCATGAATCATTTAAAGGAAGTAAGAAAACGAAATAAAAGAACATACAAAATGCATAAATTGACGATGAGACaggaaaagaaacaaataatTTGTCGCTGCCTTTCTCACCTCTTCCCAGGCccttttgttatttttgtggCAACCAAATAGACGGAAACGAAGCTATTTGGGATTCTTCCCTGAAAATTGAGGGTTGCGGATGGCTTGTACAAATATTTGGACTTTGTGAGACTATTATGCCTTTTCCgatcatgtattttttttatttttcttgttaagTTTGGTTTGCAATTTGTGAGAAGTTTAGTTAGAGCATTCTACccactagtagaaaaaataCTTTGCATGACGGAGCAAATTTAGTTGCGCAAAGTGGGTTTGCGCGACTATAAACACAAAGTGTCGTGCAAATGTATTTTGCGTGACGAAGGTTGTGTCGCGCAAAactgttttgcgcgacgcaacCTTCGTCGTGCAAGATTTTGGTGCCAAACGAAGCATATTTACCGCTTTTATCCCAACTTTGCACGACGCAGATGGGAAGTGGTCGCGCAAAACTGCTTTGCGCGACGGAGATGGGCAGTGgtcgcgcaaaacagctttgcgcgacgcCAGCCTTTGTCGCGACCACTGCCCATCTCCGTCGCTCAAAGTGAAACTAGAAATTTTTGTCCTTCTGTCATTTATCACACTCATCACTCCAATTCAAACACTTCACTCAAAACTGAGAAAACCCAACAGTTCACTCATCACTCCAATTCCAACACTTCACTTCACTCACTCTCATCACTCCAAAGGTAAGAGCTTTCTTTCCCCCACAATTTTGCtacttttcaaattttcatttatttttttatgacttctttttcttttgatttagtgtatttgtttgtttattttagaCAAGACTCTAGGAACATGTAGAAATTGACTCAAGAGGAACGTGTAGATATTGAAAGCTTTGAAGCAGTTGCCATCTGATTTACTAAAGCTTATTAAGATTGGGGAGTGAGTCAGATAGAGTGACCATCTAAGCAACTACACCAAATGGAAATAAAGAATTTAATACAATAAATTGGAAAGTTAAAGAGAATATATGATATTTGTAGTAATTTTTAGGTCCACTTATGTTCCCTTCTCTTTTCCCATGGATACTGAcgaggaaaagaaaatgaaaagctTCAAGGACAAAAATATCATGAGCAGGGGAGAATCGATCCCATGCATCATTCATTCTTCGTTGTCCAGTTCTATTGATTAATGTTGCGTTtcaggagggagaagaagataaaaaatgaAGGACAATACTTGCATTCAATGTTCTGGTGTAAAAATGAATCTTTCCTTGTTGATGGCTCTTAGAATGAAATGGAATTGTAAACTATGTAACAGAGACAAGCCTTCTAATTTAAATACCTTGATGATACAGGCAGGTGGAAGTGGGCATGAGGCTGCACACGCTGGATTTGTGGGGAATGGAATGCTAACTGCAGCTATTTGCGGGGATGTTTTTGCCTCACCACAAGTTGATTCAATTCTAGCAGTATGGTCTCCTGCAATTTATAGCTTTAATTGGAAGGGAACCAAACCCTATTGATTTATGTACAATTGTTACATGAGGAGACTCTGATATGATATAATTGTATAATTTATAGGGCATCCGAGCTGTGACTGGTATAATTTGAAGGAGCATTCTGAAAGACCATTGCTTGGGTTGTGACTGATATATTTATCATCATAGGGTTTTTGAACTCCTTCAGGTTGTCTTCTTATTGTGCAGGTATAATTTCTACTTTGTCTTGAAGTTTGTTTGTTGGGTTATCCTTTGTATGGTTGGGATGCTAAATAATAGTTATGGCCCAAGTTTTGGAGCATTCTGAAAAACCATTAATTCATATTAAATTATGGAATAGATTTAGCTATAACAGAGACATGAGTGTTGCAACACAGTTACCACTGCTATTGCCCACTTCGACATCAATATGTGCAAGTCAGGCGGTGAATTCAGTTAAGATGTTTGTGGATTTAAAGGAGTTTTTATGCTATaactattaattaattaattaaaataaaataaaaaaacagaaacCTTTGCAATTTTAACATAAGGTAAAGCTAGCATGCAAATGTGAAAACCAATTAGAGAAATCTGATCAAACCTAAGAAAATAATTAGTCCAAAAAAACACAAATGCCATTAATTTGAAGGAGGTCAAACCCTATGATGATAagaaaaatatgagaaaatAAGTAAAGTGACACACAaaattttgtcccgttaattaTAAGAACAATAgatcacaaaaataaaataaaataaatacacaaacactaaattaaaataaatacgaaaactaataagattaaaaaactTGTTATTGTGTGCCTTTGCCTGCGTGCTATGCCCTTTCTTGGTTATGATGGAGTTTTTTGggattgaatttttaattaatctttattaattttatctattttatttagttttagtaATTATTGTGATTTAGTTTATTTGTATGCACATATTTTTGTACATCAcgtacaaaattgttttgtgttgtACGAGTTAATACTACTTAACTTCGTACCCTTTTTTCAAGAAAAGCTTAGTTTCCCGTTtgagaattagttggatttcgtgcatggatgcgaaagcatgactgcggtcaaattaattcttgaattgtcccattttTTGGACAGTTTGGGAATGCATAGTTATGTGTTGTAGTTTGCGGTCCACGGATTAGGTTTCGATAGTGGAAATTTTGGTAACATTTCCTGATGTTCTTCGAGTACACGGTGGATATTATGTATCTACGACGTGCACTTGAAGAACTGTAAGGAGATGCTGCCGAAATTAGCCCACGTCGAAATTTAATCCATTGGAATCATAAATTACGGCACATAACTGTGCATTCTTGAATGGGATAGGGCCTTACCGGAGGAATAAGGTGACAAGACAATAGTTGAAGTTGTTGTAATTCTTGTACTTTTATTGGGATTGCAGACAAAATGGACAGACAGTGGATACATAATCATAATAGATGTGCTGTTGAGTACTTGGATGGAATAGATAAGTTCGTTGAATTCGCAACTACACACAACCTAGGTTCAACTCATATCCGATGTTCGtgtaggaggtgtaacaacTCAATGTGGGAGACATTCAAGAATgttcgatttcatttagtaagaAATGGGATGATGGAGACCTATACTACTTGGTATCATCATGGAGAACGATTAGACCAAGCTTTGTCTTCATACGTGACACGAGTGGAAACTGTTGAATCTAATGtggatcctaatgaacaagtTATGAATATTCTAAATGACGTTTATCCATACGCCTTGAGCAACACCAATCAGGAAGGGGGAGAAGGGGGAGATGACAGTCGTCCAACCATGGACAGTGAGGAATTCAAAAACTACGAAAAACTATTGAAAAATGCCAAGCAAGAATTATATCCGGGTTGTGAGAACTTTTCAGTGCTCACAGCAATTGTGGAGTTGATGCATTGCAAGATAAAGTTTCGTTTGTCAAACAAgtgttttgattactttttgggAGTTATCAAGAGGATGCTTCCAAAGGAGAATTGTTTACCTGAAGATCATAAAAGTGCCCAAAAAGTGTTGAAGGGTCTCGGATTAGGGTATGAAAAAATTCACTCATGTGTAAATAATTGTATATTGTTCTATAAGGAGAACAGATCGTTGGATAAATGCCCTGTCTGCAATGAGTCGAGGTTTAAAATGACATCACATAATAGAAAGACCAAGATTCCACAAAAAGTAATGCGTTATCTTCCATTAAAGCCTAGGTTGCAACGATTGTACATGTCGATGCATACCGCAACCGACATGAGATGGCATAAAGAAGGACGAGTATATGATGATGTTATGAGGCATCATGTAGATGGAGAGGCATGGAAAGAATTTGATCGGATGTACCCTGATTTTGTAGCTGATCCGCACAACGTCAGATTGGGACTTGCCACCGATGGATTTAATCCGTTCGGGGTTTTAAACCAAACCCACAACACTTGGCCGGTTGTCGTGTTTCCTTATAATCTGCCACCTTGGAAgtgcatgaaaaaagaatacatgatgTTGACTCTATTAATTACCGGAGATCCAAGAAAGTCCATTGATGTTTATTTGCAGCCGTTGGGTGATAAGCTAAAAGATTTATGGGAAAACGGTGTTCGTACATATGATAAATATACTAGGCAGATGTTCACCATGCGAGCGGCAGTGATGTGGGCAGTAAACGATTTTTCCGCGTATGCAATGGTTTCTGGGTGGATAACTAAGGGTTATTTGGCATGTCCAATATGCAAGGAGAACGTAACATCGTCTTAGCATGCAAGAAAAGTTTGTTATCTTGGTCATCGTAGATGGCTCCCTTGGGACAACGAGTGGCATCAGAATGATAAAGCCTTTGACGACACAAAAGAGACTCGGCCAAGACCAAGAGAACGGTCCGGAGATGAGATTTTGGATCAGTTAAACCGTTTGGAATTTGGTCATTTCGGAAAAGGGGTCAGTAACCCCAGACCAACTACACATCTGAACTGGACGCACAAGAGTATGCTATTTGAGCTTCAGTACTGGTCAAAGttaaaattgagacacaacctcgatgttatgcatattgagaaaaatgtgtttgacACTTTGGTCGGGACAATTCTAGAcattgaaagaaaaacaaaagacacgatcGAAGCTCACCTCGATTTGGAACGAATGGGCATTAGGTCATCCTTGTGGATGAAGAATGTCGGTGGTACATTGAAGAAAGGCCATCCCTTTTTTACAGTTAAGCTGAATGGGAAGAAagagtttttcaactttattTCTTCTGTAAAGTTTCCAGATGGGTATGCTTCTAATATCTCGCGTTACGTGAACGTGAATGGGTGTAAATTTTCAAACATGAAGAGTCATGACTGTCATGTGTTACTCCAACGCCTTCTTTCGGTTGGTATTCGACACTTATTGCCTCTTGATGTGGTGAAACCAATCGTGTTGTTATTGAGATTTTTTTCGCAGTTGATTGCAAGGTGTTTGTGGAAGTCAGATGTTAAACAATTGCAGGACGACATTATGAACGTCTTATGCAAGTTCGAACAGATATTTCCCCCAGCTTTCTTTACAAGTATGATTCACGTGATGATTCACTTGCCAGATGAGGCATTGCTTGCTGGACCAGTGAACTGtcgatggatgtatccaatagaaAGGTACTTGATTAagcgtgtgtgtatatatatatatataacatattcATGATCAACGAATGCTTTGAATAATTTGTAGCATACCTTTTATTTGTGCAGATATCTTGGTGAGTTGAAAAAGTGTGTTCGAAACAGGGCAAAGCCTGAATGATCACTTGTGGAGGCATGGGTCGCATATGAGTCACTTACGTTTTGTGCAATGTATCTTCAAGATGTTGAGACAGCTTTCAATCATCCTGAACGCAATAATGACGGTGGTGTCAGAAAAGAGAAACTGTCTGTTTTTGCCCAAATTGCGCGACCATTCGGCGATCCTGTAAAAGGCGAATCATTTACCAAAAAGAACATGAAGGTAGCGCATTGGTTCATACTCAACAATTGTGATGAGGCTTTGCCATACCTTCAAGAgcatgaacagttgatgaagcaGGAACATCATTCACATTCATATGCCAAGAAGTACCGTGACTTGTTTCCTTCGTGGTTTCACGAACAGGTAAGTTGTATGTGGTTTGAATTGAGCATATTTTCCAAATTGTTCATGCCCGTCTTTAAATTTGATTACACTAACAGGTTAACTTTTTGTATATGTTATGTTAGATGAACAAATTGAAGGAATTGAATTCACCCTCTTACGATGAAGAATTATATAACTTGGCGAGAGGACCGATTCACACTGAATTGTTCTCAGGTTGTCATGTCAACGGGATCAAGTTCTTGGGGGCAACACGTGATGACAAGTTGTCTACTCAAAATAGTGGTGTCCATGTCCCGGGTGCGGGCGACAGTGAAGACATTGATTTTTATGGCAAACTAACTAGTGTAATacaattgctttacaaagacaGGTGTCAAGTGATACTGTTTAAGTGTCtttggtttgatacaaacccacaTAACCGAACGAGTGTTAAGCAAGACCATGGTTTACTATCAGTAAACACTACGAGACATTGGTACGATGAAGACCCATACATTTTGGCAACCATGGCGAAACAAATATTCTATCTAGATGACCCTAAAGCCGGCAATggttggaaagttgttcagAAGATTGATCGAAGAGGGCTATATGATATTCCGGAACTAGATCATGATGACAACGTCGTTGACCAACATTTATCATCTTCGATAGAAATTGGTGAAGAAACACTTCGGGATACTAA
Proteins encoded in this region:
- the LOC126593925 gene encoding uncharacterized protein LOC126593925 isoform X1, which produces MDRQWIHNHNRCAVEYLDGIDKFVEFATTHNLGSTHIRCSCRRCNNSMWETFKNVRFHLVRNGMMETYTTWYHHGERLDQALSSYVTRVETVESNVDPNEQVMNILNDVYPYALSNTNQEGGEGGDDSRPTMDSEEFKNYEKLLKNAKQELYPGCENFSVLTAIVELMHCKIKFRLSNKCFDYFLGVIKRMLPKENCLPEDHKSAQKVLKGLGLGYEKIHSCVNNCILFYKENRSLDKCPVCNESRFKMTSHNRKTKIPQKVMRYLPLKPRLQRLYMSMHTATDMRWHKEGRVYDDVMRHHVDGEAWKEFDRMYPDFVADPHNVRLGLATDGFNPFGVLNQTHNTWPVVVFPYNLPPWKCMKKEYMMLTLLITGDPRKSIDVYLQPLGDKLKDLWENGVRTYDKYTRQMFTMRAAVMWAVNDFSAYAMVSGWITKGYLACPICKENVTSS
- the LOC126593925 gene encoding uncharacterized protein LOC126593925 isoform X2, with protein sequence MYLQDVETAFNHPERNNDGGVRKEKLSVFAQIARPFGDPVKGESFTKKNMKVAHWFILNNCDEALPYLQEHEQLMKQEHHSHSYAKKYRDLFPSWFHEQMNKLKELNSPSYDEELYNLARGPIHTELFSGCHVNGIKFLGATRDDKLSTQNSGVHVPGAGDSEDIDFYGKLTSVIQLLYKDRCQVILFKCLWFDTNPHNRTSVKQDHGLLSVNTTRHWYDEDPYILATMAKQIFYLDDPKAGNGWKVVQKIDRRGLYDIPELDHDDNVVDQHLSSSIEIGEETLRDTNIVQELFDVPRVPEFEISIDLGDFP